GGTGCTGCCGCCGGTGGCGGGCTCAGTCGGACTCTGACTGGTCCGCCTCGTCCACGATCGCCTTGAGCTGGGTCATCGCCGACATGCCGTTGGGCCATCCGGTGTAGAAGGTCAGATGGGTGATGGCCTCGATCAGTTCGTCCTTGGTGACACCGTTCTCCAGCGCCTTGCCGAGGTGGAAGCCGAGCTGGTCGGTCCGGTACAGCGAGGCCAGAGCGGTCACGGTGACGAGGCTGCGGTCGCGCGGGGACAGACCCGGCCGCTCCCAGATGTCGCCGAACAGGACGGTGTCGGTGAC
Above is a window of Streptomyces griseorubiginosus DNA encoding:
- a CDS encoding carboxymuconolactone decarboxylase family protein encodes the protein MSERKKFAPPAIQEFAPKLAEVTDTVLFGDIWERPGLSPRDRSLVTVTALASLYRTDQLGFHLGKALENGVTKDELIEAITHLTFYTGWPNGMSAMTQLKAIVDEADQSESD